One Synechococcus sp. JA-2-3B'a(2-13) genomic window carries:
- a CDS encoding HD family phosphohydrolase, protein MKNPLTPKALRATDANAEHWTRRRQAASPRKSRPPLSERIAGYALALLSLTAVHGIRYYNEPQLTVGSRSPQTFLAPAAAEIEDVEATQARQAEARRRVVQALKINSTANDSMRQNLEALLAEVEAIRQEAGPLPYVSVQLLSLPTQIYLRQLSPEEWEPFQARARQEAIRGATPSPLEEPSSGRPEQLPPEQRAKQELVEVWQRVWLDGSATQMAATDPYTQLIAQVEAAQRRYQAALPALEQLTPPVPATVLNLADADWQHLQTLSRRVLERLQKIGIVDGLPREVRAEGIQAQLDDLMFPGNAAQRQELQGLVYQWLQQVLIPNVEVDPQRTEQRIRAELEKVEPVLISVAENQVIVRADQVITPEIFLILDHFGLTQRGINIWGLVGVAGVMGMGLAVFVPLQQRLRPGLRRRDRVLILMVSLTAPLLAALFKLEFSSLPAVGLLLGSFYGAGLGLVVVVGQALFLPLVSPVNLLTLVPLLSSSVVASALAGRSRSREELALLGGGAAAVQMLAYGAVSLATTGGIDLLAMALAGGTSLGWSIVALGASPYLERLFDLATPIRLIELSNPNRTLLRRLAAEAPGTFQHTLLVATLAERAAQKLNLNVELVRTGTLYHDIGKMLQARYFIENQMGSLNPHTQLDDPYRSAQIIKAHVSDGLRLAKQYNLPTAVQAFIPEHQGTILIAYFYHQAQMKAGGQPVPEEPFRYDGPIPQSKETGVVMMADACEAALRSMTLSDGFGPDVVERAKAVVRKIAQARWQDGQLVDSGLTLEDLEVVADAFVEVWRESNHERIPYPSFTPAPSLPETPSAQAQIPVLMSPSTGSP, encoded by the coding sequence ATGAAAAACCCGCTCACGCCCAAAGCCCTTCGCGCCACCGACGCGAACGCGGAACACTGGACTCGGCGACGCCAGGCAGCTTCCCCTCGAAAGAGCAGGCCCCCCCTTTCGGAGCGGATTGCCGGCTATGCCCTCGCGCTTCTCTCCCTCACTGCCGTCCACGGGATCCGCTACTACAACGAACCACAACTGACCGTCGGCAGCCGTTCTCCGCAGACGTTTCTTGCCCCTGCTGCGGCGGAGATTGAAGATGTGGAGGCTACCCAGGCCCGACAAGCTGAGGCGCGGCGGCGGGTGGTTCAGGCCCTCAAAATCAACAGCACCGCCAACGACAGCATGCGGCAAAATCTGGAGGCTCTCCTGGCTGAGGTGGAGGCCATCCGCCAAGAGGCAGGGCCTCTGCCCTATGTTTCTGTCCAGTTGCTGTCTCTGCCAACGCAGATCTACCTGCGCCAGCTTTCCCCGGAGGAGTGGGAACCCTTCCAGGCTCGCGCCCGACAAGAGGCCATCCGCGGAGCCACCCCATCTCCTTTGGAAGAGCCTTCTTCGGGGCGACCGGAGCAGCTTCCTCCGGAGCAGCGGGCCAAGCAAGAGCTTGTCGAGGTTTGGCAGCGGGTCTGGTTGGATGGATCGGCCACCCAGATGGCGGCGACGGATCCCTATACTCAGCTAATTGCCCAGGTGGAAGCGGCGCAACGGCGCTATCAAGCGGCTTTGCCGGCTCTGGAGCAGCTCACCCCCCCTGTTCCGGCCACAGTTCTCAACTTGGCAGATGCGGATTGGCAGCATTTGCAAACCTTGAGCCGGCGGGTCTTGGAGCGTCTGCAGAAGATAGGGATCGTGGATGGCCTGCCCCGCGAAGTTCGCGCCGAAGGGATCCAAGCCCAACTGGACGATTTGATGTTTCCGGGCAATGCTGCCCAACGACAGGAGTTGCAAGGGCTGGTCTATCAGTGGCTGCAGCAGGTGCTCATTCCCAATGTGGAGGTGGATCCCCAGCGCACCGAGCAGCGCATCCGCGCCGAGCTGGAAAAAGTCGAGCCGGTTCTGATCTCGGTTGCCGAGAACCAGGTGATCGTGCGAGCAGATCAGGTCATCACTCCCGAAATTTTTCTCATCTTGGACCACTTTGGGCTTACCCAGCGCGGGATCAACATCTGGGGCTTGGTGGGAGTGGCCGGAGTGATGGGCATGGGCCTGGCTGTCTTTGTGCCTCTGCAGCAACGCTTGCGGCCAGGGTTGCGCCGCCGGGATCGGGTGTTGATCCTCATGGTTTCCCTGACCGCTCCCCTTTTGGCGGCCTTGTTCAAGCTGGAGTTCAGCTCCCTGCCGGCAGTGGGGCTGTTGCTGGGCAGTTTTTACGGGGCAGGGCTGGGCTTGGTGGTGGTGGTAGGCCAGGCGCTGTTTTTGCCCTTGGTCTCCCCTGTCAACCTGCTCACCCTTGTACCCTTGCTCTCCAGCAGCGTGGTGGCCTCTGCCCTGGCCGGGCGTTCCCGTTCCCGCGAAGAGCTGGCCTTGTTGGGAGGAGGAGCGGCAGCGGTGCAGATGCTGGCCTACGGGGCGGTTAGCTTGGCCACCACCGGTGGCATCGACCTGTTGGCCATGGCTTTGGCAGGGGGAACCAGCTTGGGATGGAGCATTGTTGCCCTGGGAGCCAGCCCCTACCTGGAGCGCCTATTTGACTTAGCCACCCCCATTCGTCTGATCGAGTTGAGCAATCCCAATCGCACGCTGCTGCGGCGGCTGGCTGCAGAGGCCCCCGGCACCTTCCAGCACACTCTGCTTGTGGCCACTTTGGCAGAACGGGCTGCCCAGAAGCTGAACCTCAACGTGGAGCTGGTGCGCACCGGCACTCTTTACCACGACATCGGCAAGATGCTGCAGGCCCGCTACTTCATCGAGAACCAGATGGGCAGCCTCAACCCCCACACCCAACTGGACGATCCCTATCGCAGTGCTCAGATTATCAAGGCCCACGTCAGCGATGGCTTGCGCCTGGCCAAGCAATATAATCTGCCTACCGCCGTCCAGGCGTTTATCCCTGAGCACCAGGGGACGATCCTGATTGCCTACTTCTACCATCAAGCCCAGATGAAAGCCGGGGGTCAGCCCGTACCCGAAGAGCCGTTCCGCTACGATGGCCCGATCCCCCAGAGCAAGGAGACGGGGGTGGTGATGATGGCCGATGCCTGTGAAGCCGCCCTGCGCAGCATGACTCTGAGCGATGGCTTCGGCCCCGATGTGGTCGAGCGGGCAAAAGCTGTTGTCCGCAAAATTGCCCAGGCCCGTTGGCAAGATGGCCAGTTGGTTGATAGTGGGCTGACGCTGGAGGATTTGGAGGTGGTGGCAGACGCTTTCGTGGAGGTCTGGCGGGAATCCAACCACGAGCGCATCCCCTACCCCAGTTTCACCCCTGCCCCCTCGCTGCCTGAGACTCCTTCTGCTCAGGCCCAGATCCCGGTGTTGATGAGCCCCTCTACGGGATCCCCTTAG
- a CDS encoding 4'-phosphopantetheinyl transferase family protein codes for MLPYPQFSELSGSNFSEVAVATGGSLQPLSGKSEVHLWLQTVPPLEKLLPQLGLLSPEECRRAERLQLPADRRRFLAGRLGLRSLLSRYSGIPPQGIPLDHSSTGKPYWRDPPLPLQFNLSHSHERVLIGLRWQYRIGVDLEWVRPVLRWQRIAQRYFSAAEQGRLASCPAPERDALFFQMWTQKEALLKGTGRGLAGSRALDGDSCWVTLPLRVAGGYAAAVALEIRKDGEEAPAVRLYEDVDG; via the coding sequence ATGTTACCCTATCCTCAGTTTTCAGAGTTGTCTGGATCCAACTTCAGCGAGGTAGCAGTCGCCACAGGGGGATCCCTGCAGCCGTTGTCGGGAAAGTCAGAGGTGCATCTTTGGCTGCAGACAGTCCCCCCGTTGGAGAAGTTGCTCCCCCAGCTCGGCCTTCTTTCCCCTGAAGAATGTCGGCGGGCAGAGCGTTTACAACTGCCGGCAGATCGGCGCCGCTTTCTGGCCGGTCGTCTTGGGTTGCGGAGCTTGCTTAGCCGCTACAGCGGCATTCCGCCCCAGGGGATCCCCCTCGACCACAGTTCTACCGGCAAACCCTACTGGCGGGATCCACCCCTGCCGCTGCAGTTTAACCTCAGCCACTCCCACGAGCGCGTCCTGATCGGCCTGAGATGGCAATACCGCATTGGAGTGGATCTGGAATGGGTTCGACCTGTGCTCCGCTGGCAGCGCATCGCCCAACGCTATTTTTCGGCTGCTGAGCAGGGCCGTTTGGCCAGCTGTCCAGCTCCAGAGCGAGATGCCCTTTTCTTTCAAATGTGGACACAAAAGGAGGCGCTCCTGAAGGGAACAGGCAGGGGTCTGGCCGGCTCCAGAGCTTTGGACGGGGACTCTTGCTGGGTAACCCTACCCCTTCGGGTTGCCGGTGGCTACGCCGCTGCGGTAGCCCTTGAAATAAGGAAAGACGGAGAGGAAGCCCCAGCCGTGCGGCTCTACGAGGATGTGGATGGCTAG
- a CDS encoding plastocyanin/azurin family copper-binding protein has translation MLGIWLSALMIGIPHPVWARDLSRQTPQEKVIELGTADNQLVFVPKELSFRNGSLYRLRLSNPSQLKHYFSAKDFADAVWTRKLDVAGVEIKGQIRELELKPGASVEWQFIPLKSGVYALVCTIPGHAEAGMVGQITIGD, from the coding sequence GTGCTGGGAATCTGGCTATCGGCCCTCATGATTGGGATCCCGCATCCGGTATGGGCGCGGGATCTCTCCAGACAAACGCCGCAGGAGAAGGTTATTGAGTTGGGTACTGCCGACAATCAGTTGGTGTTTGTGCCCAAGGAACTGTCTTTTCGCAACGGCAGCCTCTACCGTCTCCGCCTGAGCAACCCCAGCCAACTGAAGCACTATTTCAGCGCCAAGGATTTTGCCGATGCCGTCTGGACCCGCAAGCTGGACGTGGCCGGCGTGGAAATTAAGGGCCAGATCCGAGAACTGGAGCTGAAGCCAGGCGCTTCGGTGGAGTGGCAATTTATTCCCCTGAAATCTGGAGTCTACGCTTTGGTTTGCACCATTCCCGGCCATGCAGAAGCAGGTATGGTGGGGCAGATTACCATCGGCGATTGA
- a CDS encoding glycosyltransferase, with translation MLHEAPTSSADPKASAAPFQIPPLSQSSPVQLSLVIPTYNEASSICSLIRQLCAHLDTILPGSYELIVVDDNSPDYTAKVAQGLQKEFPQLQVICRHHERGLATAVLRGWQAARGEVLGVMDGDLQHPPEIVLKLWPLIQKGADLVVGSRYAPSGGVSHWSLGRRIVSRGAQWIGLVLLPGVFSRVSDPLSGLFLVRRQAIAGIPLNPKGYKLLIEVLARGRVKTIAEVGYIFQERQNGESKIQLQTCLQYLHHLMVLRFSLGQVGSFLRFSTVGLSGTLVDMALLYVLHDPTNLGWDLITSKLVASEVAILNNFLWNDLWTFRHVTRLQPGPWNRLKRLAKFNVICLIGLVLNTSLVTLLSERLGIHYLLANLIAIGIVVFWNFYLNSKLSWRSAEVKSDSVGGQS, from the coding sequence ATGCTTCATGAAGCTCCTACTTCCTCTGCCGATCCCAAAGCTTCTGCAGCTCCTTTTCAGATTCCACCTCTGTCTCAGTCCAGCCCTGTCCAACTGTCGCTGGTCATTCCCACCTACAACGAAGCCTCCAGTATCTGCAGCCTGATCCGGCAGTTGTGTGCCCACCTAGACACGATTCTGCCTGGAAGCTATGAGTTGATTGTGGTGGATGACAATAGCCCCGATTACACTGCCAAAGTGGCCCAAGGATTGCAAAAAGAATTCCCTCAACTGCAAGTCATTTGTCGCCACCACGAACGAGGCCTGGCCACTGCCGTGCTGCGGGGATGGCAAGCTGCCCGCGGCGAGGTGTTGGGGGTTATGGATGGGGATTTGCAGCATCCGCCGGAGATTGTCCTCAAATTGTGGCCGCTCATCCAGAAAGGGGCAGATTTGGTGGTGGGCAGCCGCTATGCACCATCGGGAGGGGTGAGCCACTGGAGCCTGGGCCGGCGCATTGTCTCCCGCGGGGCCCAATGGATTGGGCTGGTTCTGCTGCCGGGAGTTTTCAGCCGTGTTTCCGATCCGTTGAGCGGACTGTTCCTGGTCAGACGCCAAGCCATTGCCGGGATCCCGCTCAACCCCAAGGGTTACAAGCTGCTGATCGAGGTGCTGGCGCGGGGCCGGGTGAAAACCATTGCTGAAGTCGGCTACATCTTTCAGGAGCGCCAAAACGGGGAGAGCAAAATCCAACTGCAAACTTGTCTCCAATATCTCCACCACCTGATGGTGCTGCGCTTTTCGCTAGGGCAGGTGGGATCCTTTTTGCGCTTCAGCACAGTTGGCCTATCCGGCACCTTGGTGGACATGGCTTTGCTCTATGTTTTGCACGATCCCACCAACTTGGGATGGGATCTCATAACCAGTAAGCTGGTTGCTTCGGAGGTGGCCATTCTCAATAACTTCCTCTGGAACGACCTGTGGACTTTTCGCCATGTGACCCGCTTGCAGCCGGGGCCCTGGAATCGCCTGAAGCGGTTGGCGAAGTTTAACGTTATCTGCTTAATTGGCTTGGTTCTCAACACTTCACTGGTGACCTTGCTGAGCGAGCGCTTGGGCATTCATTATTTGTTGGCCAACTTAATTGCCATCGGTATTGTTGTATTCTGGAACTTCTACCTCAACTCCAAGCTGAGCTGGAGGAGTGCAGAGGTTAAGTCGGACTCTGTGGGTGGCCAGTCTTGA
- a CDS encoding LCP family protein, with amino-acid sequence MALNWWSWQHHPDSTPFPVRAREAWSDLMPSFHYPPRPDRVRAARQQAIRQGILWLLLGFTAVLAGSAGALLAVMLPRQVIPTSLTPAEQEAFRPDALRAAALDRSLHILILGTDNPDPTLPLPTERDRFHTRSDTILLARFDPQARRITVLSIPRDTRVRLPGFGVAKINAANLAGGPALTAQVVSHLMGGIPIDRYIRLNTDALEKLIDAVGGVEIYVPEPMQYADHTQQLFIHLEPGWQRLNGEQAHHFARFRRDHLGLGDIGRVQRQQELLRALSRELLSPAVWPRIPKILQVIRTNLDTNLTWEEVLSLAKFVLTSGGDRIDLVLLPGRFSQPGEFSTSYWLPDPAGIRRVAVSHFGLEAEVARIPPHRLRIAVQNATGEPGMARRMVQELVRQGYAHAFAVEDSTQVLQQTEILAQSGDREGAKQIRAAIGLGEVRVESTGVLNSDVTIRVGQDWAQQLALDEALRAADANGQTQAPPGAAQL; translated from the coding sequence ATGGCCTTGAATTGGTGGAGTTGGCAACACCACCCAGACAGTACACCCTTTCCTGTACGCGCTCGCGAGGCCTGGTCTGACCTGATGCCCTCCTTCCACTATCCCCCCCGTCCTGACCGTGTCCGCGCAGCTCGTCAGCAGGCCATTCGTCAGGGGATCCTCTGGCTGTTGTTGGGGTTCACGGCTGTGTTGGCGGGTTCTGCCGGTGCCCTCTTGGCCGTGATGTTGCCCCGTCAGGTGATCCCAACTTCCCTCACTCCTGCAGAACAAGAAGCCTTCCGTCCCGATGCCTTACGGGCTGCGGCTCTGGATCGCTCGTTGCATATCCTCATTCTCGGCACGGACAACCCGGATCCCACCCTGCCCTTGCCCACAGAGCGAGATCGCTTCCACACCCGCAGCGACACCATTCTCTTGGCCCGCTTTGATCCCCAGGCGCGGCGGATTACCGTTTTGTCCATCCCCCGCGATACTCGTGTGCGCTTGCCTGGCTTTGGTGTGGCCAAGATCAATGCTGCCAACTTGGCAGGGGGCCCGGCGCTGACGGCCCAGGTGGTCAGCCACTTGATGGGTGGGATCCCGATTGACCGCTACATTCGCCTCAATACCGACGCTCTGGAAAAGCTGATCGATGCGGTGGGCGGCGTGGAAATCTACGTGCCGGAACCGATGCAGTACGCAGATCACACCCAGCAGTTGTTCATCCACCTGGAGCCCGGCTGGCAACGCCTCAATGGAGAACAAGCCCACCACTTTGCCCGCTTTCGCCGCGATCACCTGGGATTGGGGGATATCGGTCGGGTGCAACGGCAACAGGAATTGCTGCGGGCCCTGAGCCGGGAACTGCTCTCCCCTGCTGTCTGGCCGCGGATCCCAAAGATTTTGCAGGTTATCCGCACCAACCTCGATACCAACCTCACCTGGGAAGAGGTTCTGAGCTTGGCCAAGTTTGTCCTCACCTCTGGGGGCGATCGCATCGACCTGGTGCTGCTGCCGGGCCGCTTCAGTCAGCCGGGAGAATTCTCCACCAGCTACTGGCTGCCGGATCCAGCCGGGATCCGACGGGTGGCCGTCTCCCACTTTGGCCTGGAGGCAGAGGTAGCCCGCATTCCTCCACACCGCCTGCGCATAGCCGTGCAAAACGCAACCGGAGAGCCGGGGATGGCCCGCCGTATGGTGCAAGAATTGGTGAGGCAAGGATACGCCCATGCTTTTGCCGTGGAAGACAGCACTCAGGTGCTGCAGCAAACGGAGATCCTCGCCCAGAGCGGGGATCGGGAGGGGGCTAAACAGATCCGCGCCGCCATTGGCCTGGGAGAAGTGCGGGTAGAATCTACTGGCGTTCTCAACTCCGATGTCACCATTCGAGTCGGCCAAGATTGGGCTCAACAGTTGGCTTTGGATGAAGCACTCCGCGCCGCTGACGCCAACGGCCAAACCCAAGCTCCGCCCGGAGCAGCTCAGCTCTAG
- a CDS encoding ArnT family glycosyltransferase gives MPRAVWLILGLGLFMRGLVAALLPPGFDEAYYYLYTRHLDWSYFDHPPLVAWTTGLGPALTGQVSAFSIRLGSLLLYSGSSLLLYYTGARLFSDRAGLISLAAISIAPILWIGFGVLTLPDSPLVFFTAATLWVASQEFFPVPLGQGKLGVYGAARYRPGPRLALIGLLVGLACLGKYHGLALGFGLVLFCLLSPVHRCALRSGWTVLAVLGFVLAFSPVLIWNAQQDWVSFRFQGGRAVPEAGYQLQALGLTILSEIFYLFPSLGIPLGWASLAGTGRVALQILRGMRLTDEELKHLLILACGLPLVLAFTLMGGYRPILPTWPMPGFWVLTLLLGSFWERWPGAKRTLVGTAVMVSLVVGVGLAHVRYGLLQAPGGLGLWPVEQDPSTQLIEIEQLRQRFRTDPHLAQALEEAEFVFTNVYFLGGQIAMALAPLTDKPLTCLDADLRGFAFWSQPQDWLGQDGLLITSKLFQPRAGIPATYGDYFAQIEPVAEVPLVRAGAVAQTFQVYLARQMRKPYPRPYSRLQ, from the coding sequence TTGCCTAGAGCGGTTTGGCTAATCCTGGGGTTGGGCTTGTTCATGCGGGGCCTGGTGGCTGCCCTTTTGCCGCCTGGCTTTGACGAAGCCTACTACTACCTCTACACCCGCCATCTGGATTGGAGCTATTTTGACCATCCGCCGCTGGTGGCCTGGACAACAGGCTTGGGGCCTGCCTTGACCGGCCAGGTGTCGGCTTTTTCTATTCGACTGGGATCCCTGCTGCTCTATTCTGGCTCTTCCCTACTCCTTTACTACACCGGAGCACGCCTTTTCTCTGATCGGGCAGGACTGATCAGCTTGGCGGCCATCAGCATCGCACCCATCCTTTGGATTGGGTTTGGGGTGCTGACCCTGCCGGATAGTCCGCTGGTCTTTTTTACGGCAGCAACCCTATGGGTGGCCAGCCAGGAGTTTTTCCCGGTGCCTTTGGGGCAGGGGAAATTGGGAGTCTATGGGGCGGCTCGCTATCGGCCAGGGCCTAGGCTAGCGCTCATAGGTCTCTTGGTGGGGCTGGCCTGTCTGGGGAAATACCACGGCTTGGCTTTGGGGTTCGGCCTGGTACTCTTTTGTCTGCTCAGCCCAGTTCATCGCTGTGCCTTGAGGTCGGGCTGGACGGTGCTGGCGGTGCTGGGTTTTGTGCTGGCCTTCAGCCCGGTGCTGATCTGGAACGCCCAGCAGGATTGGGTCTCCTTTCGCTTTCAGGGGGGGCGGGCGGTGCCGGAGGCAGGGTATCAACTGCAAGCGCTGGGGCTGACGATCCTTTCTGAAATCTTTTACCTGTTCCCCAGCTTGGGGATCCCTTTGGGGTGGGCGAGTTTGGCAGGGACGGGTCGGGTGGCCCTGCAGATTCTCCGCGGGATGCGGCTGACGGATGAAGAGCTCAAGCACCTTTTGATCCTGGCCTGTGGATTACCGCTGGTGTTGGCCTTTACCTTGATGGGAGGCTACCGGCCCATCTTGCCCACCTGGCCCATGCCGGGGTTTTGGGTGCTGACGCTGCTGCTGGGATCCTTCTGGGAACGGTGGCCGGGAGCGAAGCGAACCTTAGTGGGGACGGCGGTGATGGTCAGCTTGGTGGTGGGGGTGGGGCTGGCCCATGTGCGCTATGGCCTGCTGCAGGCTCCTGGCGGGCTGGGCCTGTGGCCCGTGGAGCAGGATCCCTCTACTCAGCTCATTGAAATTGAGCAGTTGCGGCAGCGGTTTCGGACGGATCCCCACCTGGCTCAAGCCCTTGAGGAGGCAGAGTTCGTTTTTACCAATGTCTATTTTTTGGGCGGTCAGATCGCCATGGCCCTGGCTCCGCTGACGGACAAGCCTCTGACCTGCCTGGATGCGGATTTGCGGGGCTTTGCCTTTTGGTCGCAGCCGCAGGACTGGCTGGGGCAGGATGGGCTGCTCATCACTTCCAAGCTGTTCCAGCCGAGGGCAGGGATCCCAGCCACCTATGGCGACTACTTTGCCCAAATCGAGCCTGTGGCCGAGGTTCCCCTGGTGCGGGCAGGGGCGGTGGCGCAAACCTTTCAGGTGTACCTGGCTCGACAGATGCGCAAGCCCTATCCCCGCCCTTATTCCCGCCTGCAATAA
- a CDS encoding peptidoglycan D,D-transpeptidase FtsI family protein, translating into MPKSLETRQNGRQLAQRRRRRGSWIPSPRSSRQWGTALGWLLGERIPTARQLDFRAGMTGLALIIALFVTGARLVYLQHQQAPLLQQRAEAQQRAQLRPFIPRRSIVDRHSIAKQQAELLAVDRPVYTLWAHPRLFGKRTPEEIATALAPLLRRPVEQLAQRLSANQAVRVERWVSQEVADQIQALHLDGLELVSERQRIYPQKEMAAEVVGYVDLDHQGQAGVEYSRQELLERTVQPVTIPRDGYGRLLAAEVPEGLLQSRETVLQLTLDMRLQRAARAALKVQLERFRALRGTVIVLQPQTGEILALVSEPTYDPNRYFEYDPGLFRNWAVTDLYEPGSTFKPINIAIGLDAGAFTADERVYDEGRILIGQWPIQNYDYHQRGAHGWMSVTDILRQSSNVGMVHLMRKLDPRQYYNALVRLGFNERSGVDLPFEPASRLKPLRQFVTVPVERATVAFGQGLALTPLQLAAMHCIIANGGLKVQPHVVRGLVEKDTDTLVWGSPQPQPVRVLSEQATLAVRIQMRDVVDFGTGQSAKIEGYEIAGKTGTAQKAGPRGGYLPGKRITSFVGYFPAIRPNYVILAVIDEPQGEDAFGSTTAAPVVRSVIQEIIALEGIRPNST; encoded by the coding sequence GTGCCGAAATCTCTGGAGACAAGGCAAAATGGCCGGCAACTTGCTCAACGGCGCCGACGCAGAGGTTCTTGGATCCCTTCACCGCGAAGCTCTAGGCAGTGGGGAACAGCGCTGGGATGGCTCTTGGGGGAGCGGATCCCGACGGCCCGCCAGCTTGACTTTCGCGCCGGCATGACCGGACTGGCTTTGATCATCGCCCTATTTGTAACAGGAGCACGTCTGGTTTATTTGCAACATCAACAGGCACCCCTATTGCAGCAGCGAGCCGAAGCCCAGCAGCGAGCCCAGCTAAGACCTTTCATTCCTCGTCGCTCAATTGTGGATCGTCACTCCATTGCCAAGCAGCAGGCAGAATTGCTGGCCGTAGATCGCCCCGTCTATACTCTCTGGGCCCATCCCCGCCTCTTTGGCAAACGCACTCCAGAGGAAATTGCCACCGCTCTTGCTCCCCTGTTGCGGCGTCCAGTAGAGCAACTGGCGCAGCGGCTATCGGCCAATCAGGCAGTGCGGGTGGAGCGCTGGGTATCCCAGGAGGTGGCAGATCAAATTCAGGCTCTGCATCTGGATGGCCTGGAGCTGGTGAGCGAGCGGCAACGCATTTACCCCCAAAAAGAGATGGCCGCCGAGGTGGTAGGCTATGTAGATCTGGATCATCAGGGCCAAGCAGGAGTCGAATATTCCCGACAAGAGCTGCTGGAGCGTACCGTTCAACCTGTTACTATTCCTCGCGATGGCTACGGACGACTGTTGGCTGCCGAGGTGCCGGAAGGGCTGCTGCAATCCCGCGAGACGGTGCTGCAACTTACCCTAGATATGCGCCTGCAAAGAGCTGCCCGCGCTGCCCTGAAAGTGCAACTGGAGCGGTTTCGAGCCCTGCGGGGCACGGTGATTGTCCTCCAGCCCCAGACAGGGGAAATCCTGGCGCTGGTGAGCGAGCCCACCTATGACCCCAACCGCTACTTTGAGTATGACCCCGGTCTTTTTCGCAACTGGGCCGTAACGGATTTGTATGAGCCGGGATCCACCTTCAAGCCCATCAACATTGCCATTGGGTTGGATGCTGGAGCCTTTACAGCAGATGAACGGGTCTATGACGAGGGTCGGATTCTCATCGGTCAGTGGCCCATTCAAAATTACGACTACCACCAGCGAGGGGCCCATGGCTGGATGAGCGTCACGGATATCCTGCGGCAATCCAGCAATGTGGGCATGGTACATCTAATGCGCAAGCTGGATCCCCGCCAGTACTACAATGCCTTGGTGCGGCTGGGGTTCAACGAGCGCAGTGGCGTGGATTTGCCCTTTGAGCCGGCCAGCCGTTTGAAACCGCTGCGACAGTTTGTTACGGTGCCGGTGGAGCGGGCCACTGTCGCTTTCGGCCAGGGGCTGGCCCTTACCCCTCTACAGTTGGCTGCCATGCACTGCATCATTGCCAATGGCGGACTGAAAGTACAGCCCCATGTGGTGCGAGGCTTGGTGGAAAAGGATACGGATACTCTGGTTTGGGGATCCCCGCAGCCGCAGCCGGTGCGGGTACTATCCGAGCAAGCCACGCTGGCAGTGCGTATCCAAATGCGGGATGTGGTGGACTTTGGCACGGGGCAATCGGCCAAGATCGAGGGGTATGAGATCGCTGGCAAAACCGGCACTGCCCAGAAAGCCGGGCCACGGGGGGGCTATTTGCCCGGCAAGCGCATCACCAGTTTTGTGGGCTACTTCCCGGCCATTCGCCCCAATTACGTGATCTTGGCGGTGATCGACGAGCCCCAGGGGGAAGATGCCTTCGGCTCGACGACGGCTGCTCCCGTTGTTCGCTCGGTGATCCAGGAGATCATCGCCCTAGAGGGGATCCGCCCTAACTCTACTTAG